The Carnobacterium divergens nucleotide sequence GAATGTTATCTGCTTTTTCTAGAGCATCTTTGTAAATCAATGAGTTTGTTTTAGTTTTACCAATTAAAAGTTCAACATATACAACTGGGGTTTCAATGCTCTTGAGGTTAATTTTTATTTTAAAATTTTCTACAACTTTTTTTGTTTTTTTTCCACCAGTTAACGCTCCAACAACAGCTCCGACACCACCGAATGCAACAGCTCCAACTGCAGACCGTCCAAGCCCACCAGATGTAATTGTATGGTCACTTTCAACTAATTCATAACTAGATACTTGATTGAAGTCAAAAACATTAGCTGCATTTCTATACCCGCCAACTTTAAATTGTTGTTTTTCAGTGTCTACATAAAATAATTTACCGACTGTCTTATCTGCGTTGAAAGGCTTAGCTTTTACCTTTGATATAGCTTTTTCTGCTTTTTGCTGTTGAACTTTTGCAATTCGTTCTGGATCATTTTTCC carries:
- a CDS encoding SHOCT domain-containing protein; translation: MVDWKELAKKSLNKSVELTKKGVEAGIDWKNDPERIAKVQQQKAEKAISKVKAKPFNADKTVGKLFYVDTEKQQFKVGGYRNAANVFDFNQVSSYELVESDHTITSGGLGRSAVGAVAFGGVGAVVGALTGGKKTKKVVENFKIKINLKSIETPVVYVELLIGKTKTNSLIYKDALEKADNILSILDYYSIQKENINTTVGDDELLKFKKYLDEGIITQAEFDAKKRELLNL